Proteins encoded within one genomic window of Neoarius graeffei isolate fNeoGra1 chromosome 18, fNeoGra1.pri, whole genome shotgun sequence:
- the LOC132865831 gene encoding peptidyl-prolyl cis-trans isomerase NIMA-interacting 1-like, with amino-acid sequence MGRVYYFNHSTNASQWERPSGVGGAAVDKVRCSHLLVKHNQSRRPSSWRQENITRTKEEAVQLIHRYIEQIKSGEEDFETLASQFSDCSSARNGGDLGLFGKGQMQKPFEDASFALKIGDMSGPVFTDSGVHIILRTG; translated from the exons ATGG GCAGGGTGTACTACTTTAACCACAGCACGAATGCGAGTCAGTGGGAGCGGCCGAGCGGGGTTGGCGGTGCAGCGGTGGACAAGGTGCGCTGCTCTCACCTGCTGGTCAAACACAACCAATCACGCAGACCGTCGTCATGGAGACAGGAGAACATCACACGCACCAAAGAAGAAGCTGTGCAGCTCATACACA ggtataTAGAACAGATAAAGTCTGGTGAGGAAGACTTCGAGACGTTGGCATCTCAGTTCAGTGACTGCAGCTCCGCACGCAACGGAGGAGACCTTGGCCTGTTCGGCAAGg GTCAGATGCAGAAGCCGTTTGAagacgcctcatttgcgctgaagatcgGAGACATGAGCGGTCCGGTGTTCACTGACTCCGGTGTTCACATCATCCTGCGTACAGGATAA